One region of Miscanthus floridulus cultivar M001 chromosome 19, ASM1932011v1, whole genome shotgun sequence genomic DNA includes:
- the LOC136525846 gene encoding uncharacterized protein, which translates to MVDFLGSYHAILGRPCYAKFMAIPNHTFLKLKMPGPNDIITVSSAFSHAFTCDHEHYELATAVINLFELPRLKESLILAVLDCNKPTSSSAFRPLEETKAVGIDPTDLAPSQIGT; encoded by the coding sequence ATGGTGGACTTTCTTggatcctaccatgccatcttggggcggccatgctatgccaaattcatggcaatccccaaccacaccttcctcaagctgaagatgccaggaccgaacgacatcatcaccgtgagcagcgccttctcgcacgccttcacgtgcgaccatgAGCACTATGAACTTGCCACTGCGGTCATCAACTTGTTCGAGCTCCCACGGCTCAAGGAATCATTGATCCtggcagtcctagactgcaacaaaccaacctcctcgtcggccttccgaccgctcgaggaaaccaaggcagtgggaatcgaccccaccgacctagctcctagccaaataggaacaTGA